CCCCACGCACCGTAAAGTGGTACGGCGACACCCTTTTCAGGCTTTTGCGTGAGCACCTCACAGCGTCTGTCGAATCTCTCACCCCATTTGCGCTCTCACGCGCCGTGAATGTGGCAGCCGAGCGTGGAGTGAGGGCAGCGACCCTCGCCAACTACGACAGGGCTTTACGGGGCTTTACAGCGTGGTTGCACGGGGTTGAGCTTCTTCCACGCGACCCCATGAAAGGCCGGAAGCGCCCAAAGGTGCAATGGCAGATCAAGCAGATTGCCACGTCAGAGGAAGTGCGCAGGTTGTTTGAAGTCGCTCGCCGTGACCAAAGGTATGCAGAGCGCAACTGCGCCATTCTCGCGCTATTGATCGGCTCAGGCTTACGCGCTGGCGAGGTTGCCTCACTCCGACTGGCAGACGTGGATTGGCAGGACAGCGCCGTGAAGGTGTCTGGTAAGACGGGAGCACGCTTGGTCCCAATTGACCGAACGACGCTGCGCCTCCTGCGCCGATATGTCACCCACGGCAGGCGTGGCAGCCATCCCAACGTCTTTCTTTACAACGGCAGAGCCATCACGGGTCGAACAATCACGTTGCTGATTACCCGAATGAGTGACCGTGCTGGCTTTCAGCGCCGGATCACGCCTCACCTGCTGCGCCACACGGCAGCCACGGTTTACCTCAGGAATGGGGGTGATGTGGCAAGCCTCAGGCGCATTCTCGGGCACTCCACGCTGGCAACGACAGCGCTCTACCTGCACCTTGTGCCCGAAGATCTTCAGAGCAAGCTAGAGCGCTTCTCCCCCCTCGCTGCTGCTGGCGTCCGTTAAGTCGTCGTATCCTATACGCATGTAGAAGAACATTCGCCTTGAAATTCGCCTTGACCAGAGTTCACACGATCTCCTCTAGCACCTCGCTCTCGTGAATGGGCAGTCGTTGGCAGAGGCCGTACGGCAGGCGATTAGGGCAGCACACAGACGGCTCAAGTAATAGCTTCCCCTCCGTTCAGGAGGGGCTTTTTTGGGAGTCTGACTACGGTGAAATTCCGTGCCACAATCCATTGTCACGCCCTGCACCCACACAGGCAGCGACAGAGGTAAATATGAAAAACACCAGCTATGACGCAGAAAAGGCTCAGTCGGTGATTCGGTAGGCGCTGAGATACCGGGACTTCCATCGAACCGTGGACGCAATCAGCACACTGGAACGGTGTCTGCGCTACCTCCCGGCAGCAACGGAGGGCGTGGAGAGGGGAGCTGAGGGCGAGCGTGGAATCTGGCGCACCCGTCTGAGCAGAGCGATTCGGCACCTTTGGAACGCTGAGCCTGACCAAGCAAGGCAGGAAATCGAGCGAGTGATGCACGAGTGGCGTCTTGAATGCGCTGTGCAGGATGGGAGGGGAGTATGACTCCTCGCTACATCTACGGTGCCGAGCACTAGCGCACACTCCCCGAATTCACCAGATCACTGGACTGGTTCAAGATGCCCCTCGCGTAGAAGCTGGCGAGGCTAGAAGCGCATGCACTTGCCTGCCCTGAGGATGTGCCTACGCGCCGGGAGATCGAACGGCTAGAACGACTGGACAGTCCCACGCAGTTACCTGAAGCGCTCCGATAGGAGACTGCCAACTTCTTAGCAGCGTTCGATCTGGCATTTACCACAGGCGATGTAGAGCGCTTGAAGGAACTTGCCAGAGCTTAGCCACGCCTGCGAGCACGCCACAAGGCGATCGGCTCAAGCGAGCGCTTCGATTTTGACAGGGTGACGGGCGAAGTCATCGAACGCTGTGCCTAGCCCATCCTCACGATGGCTGGCGTGCTTGGGCGATTACCTCTGGTGCTTGGTTTTGAGGACCGTGCAGAGGAATACTCCACGCGAGACTTCACCGTGAATCTGCACGGCGTGGGGGATGTGGACGGAGATTCCAAAGTGACCTTCGGACGGAGCATCGTGCTTGAGATGAGCACGCGTACCAAAGAGTAGGGATGGTTTGTGCGAATGCCGGATGGGGAATGCATCCTGTCTGCTCGTTTTGGGTCGGATGGGCCGGAACTGCTGTGGGTGCCCGTAAACGCTTTGCGTAAAGTCCAGAGTGATGGCGTGCCGTGGTACATAGCGAACCGGATCACCGACAGTCAAGGGCGTGATCGAGTGCCGGATGGCAAAGGGGGAATAATCAATCTCCTGCCACCACACAAGGTTAGTAAGATCCCTGAAACTGTAAATTTAAATGAGGCATGGCAAGAATGCGCGCGTCTTGGCTTATTATAAAAGTAGACGGAAAGGGGCTGATTGATTGCGATATTGCCGGAAATGACGCAAAACTTGCGAAATAGAATTAGCCCACGCAACTATATAGACGTATTTGTCTATAAGTAAATATGTATGACCGTAGAGCACGCACTTTTCTCACATGGTGCGCGTGGGTAATTCGGGGGGTGGGGGTGCAGTCAGGGCACCCCCTCAAATGAGCGTGGCGCTCGGGGTGGATCGGCGCGAGGGCAAGGGCGTGGGCATGCAGAAGAGATGCGCCACGTTTCACACTTGCAAAAATCTGGAGCCTTGAGGCGAGGGTGAGCCTTGGGTGGGGCACAGTGGAGGAGGGCGACCCTGGCACATTTGCGCCTACTTAATGCCTTCCTCTGTGGAAGAATTATGCCGAAGTCAATATGGGAGGCGAAATGGAAGACGATGTGATTCAGATAAGTGATCTGGGTACTGCGATTGATACTACTTTGGCAGAAGGTAATGATGAAGGAGAGCTTTCAATCAATGAGAAGGACCGACTGATAATTGAGAAGGCAGATAGGAGTCTATCTGAATTCTACAGGTGGAGGCAGGCTGGAAGAGTTATTCTTGACCCTTCTTGGCAAAGAAAGTTCGTCTGGGATAAGAGACGTTCTTCGCAATTAGTCGAATCTTTTTTGCTAGATATACCCGTCCCTGTGGTGTATCTGGCTAGAAATAAAGAAAACAAATATGAAGTAATTGATGGTGTACAGAGGCTGACCTCCATTTTCCTATTTATGAAAAACGAGTTAGTCCTTAAGGGATTGGAGGTATTAAAGGATTTAAATGGTAAATCATTCAAAGACT
This region of Deinococcus sp. JMULE3 genomic DNA includes:
- a CDS encoding tyrosine-type recombinase/integrase; this translates as MNVQEAILEFQRDHKARGSTPRTVKWYGDTLFRLLREHLTASVESLTPFALSRAVNVAAERGVRAATLANYDRALRGFTAWLHGVELLPRDPMKGRKRPKVQWQIKQIATSEEVRRLFEVARRDQRYAERNCAILALLIGSGLRAGEVASLRLADVDWQDSAVKVSGKTGARLVPIDRTTLRLLRRYVTHGRRGSHPNVFLYNGRAITGRTITLLITRMSDRAGFQRRITPHLLRHTAATVYLRNGGDVASLRRILGHSTLATTALYLHLVPEDLQSKLERFSPLAAAGVR